The Drechmeria coniospora strain ARSEF 6962 chromosome 02, whole genome shotgun sequence genome has a segment encoding these proteins:
- a CDS encoding tetratricopeptide repeat domain containing protein, translating into MDNGDRIPHTSVSYQESGHDMSANEEPLTQLDNGLSRMSQNWPDPDTQSSECIGFPLTDQVTTLGRFLCGCPGFGWAPSSEYTTLPNELILANDPSKPYATEKQPSMLSHVGGGDLALLDNFEYGTFQYQTFPSFQPPSSLSAEDNLDQSWQPGLVDDAMIQHANPVPGRYGNNYIGQESAEFRAGYWNHESQIQPLGSPTDIFDIHFREMPFNAGDSHLSMLHPTRFGDLPGAALAQHETSQFDIMFPHQRAGKRGPFKDIKLREQTAQTRRTGSCIRCRIQRIRCESDPTNPGGKCLTCTNALYKPGQVPGYEWTSRWKTSITDPIQQWESNEVKVIHVSSSCSKKHIELQVRQFVPQVGDKLTRTWDYKGMRRSVTIPPYALIDLNRTTSAYTAHMHDIMTDTLENVLQDSAGGLLRKTYFWAVRRMMDAFVPADASWLLRQTLTLWVSIRLSTTSSFIVGNETLGMPGTILDTTSPHSGKIPIPPVLGAQLDLVLIHHIQSKLRREVLDGLQKMVLKNKQSTWFVAYLVTFILLHNTSLITAHDAGYARKHGMKRRFAREDKVQEYHTDQCNDRDLRLLADLSDDEIQFVHATRYVSGQNRQAWRQLWDSGACENDFYFISQLFEEDWKPHMTVV; encoded by the exons CATCAGAATGTATAGGATTCCCACTTACTGACCAGGTGACGACTCTCGGTCGCTTTCTGTGCGGCTGCCCCGGGTTCGGCTGGGCGCCATCAAGCG AATACACGACGCTTCCCAATGAACTAATACTGGCAAATGATCCGAGCAAACCTTATGCTACCGAGAAGCAGCCATCCATGCTGTCACACGTCGGAGGGGGCGACCTGGCATTGCTGGATAATTTTGAATACGGTACTTTTCAATACCAGACGTTTCCCTCGTTCCAGCCCCCTAGTAGCCTCTCAGCGGAAGACAATCTGGATCAGTCCTGGCAGCCAGGCCTTGTCGATGATGCAATGATCCAACATGCAAACCCCGTCCCAGGACGCTACGGCAATAACTACATTGGCCAAGAGTCTGCAGAATTTCGTGCGGGATATTGGAACCATGAAAGCCAAATACAACCACTCGGTAGCCCGACTGATATTTTCGATATTCATTTTCGCGAAATGCCATTCAATGCAGGCGACTCTCATCTCAGCATGCTGCATCCCACAAGATTCGGAGACTTGCCAGGAGCTGCCTTGGCGCAACATGAAACATCCCAGTTTGACATTATGTTCCCTCATCAGCGTGCCGGCAAGAGAGGTCCTTTTAAAGATATAAAGCTGCGTGAGCAAACAGCACAAACGAGAAGGACAGGCTCATGCATTCGATGCAGGATTCAGCGTATCCGA TGCGAATCCGATCCCACAAATCCTGGAGGCAAATGTCTGACTTGCACGAATGCG CTTTACAAGCCTGGTCAAGTTCCCGGGTACGAATGGACTAGTCGATGGAAGACAAGCATTACAGACCCTATCCAACAGTGGGAGTCGAACGAGGTCAAAGTAATCCACGTATCCAGCAGTTGCTCGAAGAAACACATCGAGCTTCAAGTCCGGCAATTTGTTCCCCAGGTCGGCGACAAGCTCACCCGTACCTGGGATTACAAGGGGATGAGAAGATCTGTGACGATACCTCCATACGCCTTGATCGACTTGAATAGAACAACATCAGCCTACACGGCACATATGCACGACATCATGACCGACACACTCGAGAACGTCCTGCAGGACTCGGCAGGTGGACTGTTGCGCAAGACTTATTTCTGGGCTGTGAGACGAATGATGGACGCGTTCGTGCCAGCAGATGCCTCTTGGCTACTCCGCCAAACGCTGACGTTGTGGGTATCTATTCGGCTCTCGACCACTTCGAGCTTCATCGTCGGGAACGAAACGCTAGGAATGCCCGGCACCATCTTGGACACGACAAGCCCACACAGCGGCAAGATTCCGATCCCTCCCGTACTGGGTGCACAATTAGACCTCGTGCTGATCCATCATATTCAATCCAAACTTCGACGAGAGGTTCTCGACGGTCTGCAGAAGATGGTTCTCAAGAACAAGCAGAGCACGTGGTTTGTGGCGTATCTGGTGACCTTTATCTTGCTGCACAATACGTCACTGATCACAGCTCACGATGCTGGGTATGCTCGCAAGCATGGTATGAAG CGTCGCTTTGCGCGGGAGGATAAGGTTCAAGAGTATCACACGG ACCAATGCAACGATAGGGATCTGCGGCTACTGGCCGACTTGAGTGACGATGAGATCCAATTTGTCCACGCCACCCGATATGTCAGCGGTCAAAATC GACAAGCATGGAGGCAGTTATGGGACTCGGGCGCCTGCGAGAACGATTTCTATTTCATCAGTCAGTTGTTTGAGGAAGACTGGAAGCCGCACATGACAGTGGTCTAA